From Variovorax sp. PMC12, the proteins below share one genomic window:
- a CDS encoding endonuclease encodes MEIVNLKQGTPEWHAHRAGHRNASDAPVMMGVSPYKTRDELVREAATGFTEDVSAGKQRIFDAGHRFEALAGPLAEKIIGEEIAPLVGVSGRYSSSYDGLTFFQQIAFEHKSLNDALRAAMVEGCTGADLPMVYQVQMEHQCLTCPTIERVLFMASKWADDNTLVEERHCWYAPNLELRAQIEAGWDQFEADVAAYVAPAKAEPVAPRVMESLPAVVVQMSGQIAVTGNLDKFGEALRRFVSMIPEKPATDQDFADTEAACKALKKAEEALAAADESTLSQFSDLEQVRRTMRDLRDLASTVRLAKEKLVDARKKEIRLEIITDGQTRLGDHLRSLNERIGRPFMPQVPADFAGVIKGLRTLDSLRNAVNTELARAKVAATEIAMGIHANLTHLGNVQVQYHALFPDLAALVLKAPDDFKAVVTARVSEHEATLKKQAEDAAERERERIRTEEAAKLAEASPPAVAVAQAEPTAAAAPAPRPATPSAVVTSLAALQATPANDGATLTLGQIKTRIAPLQIDAAGLETLGFKTQKVRAAVVMAAADYPRLCDAIVAHIQAARNVINEPAAAAA; translated from the coding sequence ATGGAAATCGTGAACCTGAAGCAGGGCACGCCGGAATGGCATGCCCACCGCGCCGGCCACCGCAACGCGTCGGACGCCCCCGTCATGATGGGCGTGAGCCCGTACAAGACACGCGACGAGCTGGTGCGCGAAGCGGCAACCGGCTTCACTGAGGACGTGAGCGCCGGCAAGCAGCGCATCTTCGATGCCGGGCACCGATTCGAAGCCCTGGCGGGCCCGCTGGCGGAGAAGATCATCGGAGAAGAGATTGCCCCGCTGGTGGGCGTCTCTGGCCGCTATTCGTCCAGCTACGACGGCTTGACCTTCTTCCAGCAGATCGCGTTCGAGCACAAGAGCCTGAACGATGCGCTCCGCGCTGCAATGGTCGAAGGGTGTACCGGTGCAGACCTCCCCATGGTCTACCAAGTGCAGATGGAGCATCAGTGCCTCACCTGTCCAACCATCGAACGTGTGCTGTTCATGGCATCAAAGTGGGCCGACGACAACACGCTGGTCGAAGAGCGGCACTGCTGGTACGCACCGAACCTGGAGCTGCGGGCACAGATCGAAGCCGGCTGGGACCAGTTCGAGGCTGACGTGGCTGCCTACGTTGCGCCCGCTAAGGCCGAACCCGTAGCGCCGCGCGTGATGGAGAGCCTGCCGGCCGTAGTGGTGCAGATGTCCGGCCAGATCGCCGTGACTGGCAACCTGGACAAATTCGGCGAGGCGCTGCGCCGCTTCGTCAGCATGATTCCGGAGAAGCCCGCCACCGATCAGGATTTCGCCGACACCGAGGCGGCATGCAAGGCCCTCAAGAAGGCGGAGGAAGCCCTGGCCGCGGCCGACGAGAGCACGCTGTCGCAGTTCTCCGACCTGGAGCAGGTGCGCCGCACGATGCGCGATCTTCGCGACCTCGCCAGCACCGTTCGCCTCGCGAAGGAGAAGCTGGTCGATGCCCGCAAGAAGGAGATCCGGCTGGAGATCATCACCGACGGCCAAACCAGGCTGGGCGACCACCTGCGCAGCCTGAACGAACGCATCGGCCGTCCGTTCATGCCCCAGGTGCCTGCCGACTTCGCCGGCGTCATCAAGGGCCTGCGCACCCTGGACAGCCTGCGCAATGCCGTGAACACCGAGTTGGCGCGCGCCAAGGTTGCCGCAACCGAGATCGCCATGGGCATCCATGCGAATCTCACGCACCTCGGCAACGTACAGGTGCAGTACCACGCGCTGTTCCCGGACCTCGCTGCGCTGGTACTGAAGGCACCCGACGACTTCAAGGCGGTGGTGACGGCGCGAGTTTCCGAGCACGAAGCCACGCTGAAGAAACAGGCCGAGGACGCTGCAGAACGGGAGCGCGAGCGGATCCGCACGGAGGAAGCAGCGAAGCTCGCCGAAGCCTCGCCCCCCGCCGTTGCAGTAGCGCAGGCAGAGCCGACCGCAGCGGCAGCGCCTGCGCCGCGCCCGGCCACACCATCCGCCGTCGTGACCTCGTTGGCGGCGCTGCAGGCCACGCCGGCGAACGACGGCGCCACCCTGACGCTGGGTCAGATCAAGACCCGCATCGCGCCCCTGCAGATCGATGCCGCCGGGCTCGAAACGCTGGGATTCAAGACCCAGAAAGTGCGCGCCGCTGTCGTCATGGCCGCGGCCGACTACCCCCGCCTGTGTGACGCCATCGTGGCCCACATCCAGGCGGCACGCAACGTCATCAATGAACCCGCCGCTGCTGCGGCATGA
- a CDS encoding RecT family recombinase, whose amino-acid sequence MNATTITENTALAVSSASAGALLMDASSMERLERLADLMAEGKATVPQHLRGNKGDCFAICLQSMQWGMNPFAVAQKTHLVNGTLGYEAQLVAAVINSSGAVKDRFKFEWFGPWEKVIGKFVIKKNAEGKEYRQPGWSLADEEGCGIKVSATLRGEMQPRVLDLLLAQARVRNSTLWADDPKQQLAYLAQKRWSRLYAPDVILGVYTADELAEPGEKFMGMVDEVAAPPPPPKTYDQAKFDANFPAWAETIRIRRKTADDYVQFLATRGEPLTEEQAARLRAVKVPPPAAEATDVVAKEKPAAEAPASTAAAAPTPEAEPAAASDGAVTFAMVADRIAKAETQEDLKDMDELIGAVANAAHRQELTALLNKRADELPPF is encoded by the coding sequence GTGAACGCCACCACCATCACCGAGAACACTGCGCTGGCCGTAAGCAGCGCATCCGCCGGCGCCCTGCTGATGGACGCCAGCAGCATGGAACGCCTCGAACGCCTCGCCGACCTGATGGCCGAGGGCAAGGCCACTGTCCCGCAGCATCTGCGCGGCAACAAGGGCGACTGCTTCGCGATCTGCCTGCAGTCGATGCAGTGGGGCATGAACCCGTTCGCCGTGGCACAGAAAACGCACCTGGTGAACGGCACGCTCGGCTACGAAGCCCAGCTGGTCGCGGCCGTCATCAACTCCAGCGGAGCAGTCAAGGACCGCTTCAAGTTCGAATGGTTCGGCCCCTGGGAGAAGGTGATCGGCAAGTTCGTCATCAAGAAGAACGCCGAGGGCAAGGAATACCGGCAGCCTGGCTGGTCACTGGCCGACGAAGAAGGCTGCGGCATCAAGGTATCGGCCACTCTTCGGGGGGAGATGCAGCCCCGTGTGCTCGACCTGCTGCTTGCGCAGGCGCGGGTGCGCAACTCGACGCTGTGGGCAGACGATCCGAAGCAGCAGTTGGCCTACCTGGCGCAGAAGCGCTGGTCACGCCTCTACGCCCCCGACGTGATCCTGGGCGTGTACACCGCGGACGAGCTGGCCGAGCCCGGCGAAAAGTTCATGGGCATGGTCGATGAAGTCGCGGCACCTCCCCCGCCGCCCAAGACCTACGACCAGGCGAAGTTCGACGCCAACTTCCCGGCGTGGGCGGAAACGATCCGAATCCGCCGGAAGACGGCCGACGACTACGTGCAGTTCCTGGCGACACGCGGCGAGCCGCTGACCGAGGAACAGGCCGCGCGGCTCCGTGCAGTCAAGGTGCCCCCTCCCGCGGCCGAGGCGACCGACGTGGTGGCGAAGGAGAAGCCCGCCGCCGAAGCGCCTGCATCCACTGCAGCTGCAGCACCGACGCCCGAAGCGGAGCCCGCGGCCGCGTCCGATGGTGCTGTGACGTTCGCCATGGTCGCGGACCGCATCGCCAAGGCGGAGACGCAGGAAGACCTGAAGGACATGGACGAGTTGATCGGCGCGGTCGCGAACGCCGCACATCGGCAAGAGCTGACCGCGCTGCTCAACAAGCGCGCCGACGAACTGCCTCCTTTCTGA
- a CDS encoding S24 family peptidase, whose amino-acid sequence MDGPTLFDKLLAKRGLNPNSLAGAIKRPSAQSGFDRFKKGLIKQPKRSEALELAAKHLGVDVLAFYDEALAASEWARISGEAPPPATQSSSSPSVSGDEVVIVQYDVAGGMDTRGKLLLEAEPPGIIKSWKVDREWLQLNVRSYTSLANLCIVTGFGPSMKGMFNPGDPLLMDRGVNRVDHEGVYFFRVGDEGYIKILQRVPEFNGPGFVLRVISKNKDDFPPYDISPKNPHLHIIGKILTVWKSEQY is encoded by the coding sequence ATGGACGGCCCTACCCTCTTTGACAAACTACTCGCCAAGCGCGGCTTGAACCCCAACTCCCTGGCCGGCGCGATCAAGAGGCCGTCTGCTCAGTCCGGTTTCGACCGGTTCAAGAAGGGGCTCATCAAGCAGCCCAAGCGCAGCGAAGCGCTCGAACTGGCGGCAAAGCACCTCGGCGTGGATGTGCTGGCCTTCTACGACGAGGCTCTGGCCGCGAGCGAATGGGCCCGCATTTCCGGCGAAGCGCCACCGCCCGCCACGCAGTCGTCATCGTCGCCTTCCGTATCCGGCGACGAGGTGGTCATCGTTCAATACGACGTTGCCGGCGGCATGGATACGCGCGGCAAGCTGCTCCTGGAGGCAGAGCCGCCCGGCATCATCAAGAGCTGGAAGGTGGATCGCGAGTGGCTGCAGCTCAACGTGCGGTCGTACACGAGCCTGGCGAATCTCTGCATCGTCACCGGGTTCGGCCCGTCGATGAAGGGCATGTTCAACCCAGGCGACCCGCTGCTGATGGACCGCGGCGTGAACCGCGTTGATCATGAAGGCGTCTACTTCTTCCGCGTCGGCGATGAGGGCTACATCAAGATCCTTCAGCGCGTGCCCGAATTCAATGGGCCTGGCTTCGTCCTTCGCGTGATCTCGAAGAACAAGGACGACTTCCCGCCCTACGACATCTCACCCAAAAACCCGCACCTGCACATCATCGGCAAGATCTTGACGGTGTGGAAGAGCGAGCAGTATTAA
- a CDS encoding helix-turn-helix domain-containing protein: MTQIQAVIRKLRSHLSQSEISRLTGIAQPKISRWEAGKVAAGAEEALKLAALAAQYPAASTGKEVSQ; encoded by the coding sequence ATGACTCAGATCCAAGCCGTTATCCGGAAGCTGCGCAGCCATCTGTCGCAATCAGAGATATCTCGCCTGACGGGCATTGCGCAACCGAAGATTTCCCGCTGGGAGGCCGGCAAGGTGGCCGCTGGCGCCGAAGAGGCCCTGAAGCTCGCTGCTCTGGCTGCCCAGTACCCGGCCGCCAGCACCGGCAAGGAGGTGTCGCAGTGA
- a CDS encoding helix-turn-helix domain-containing protein, with amino-acid sequence MSTIIMAACWPLQGMSPAQKAVLISLADQANDDGVCWPSVNTIGLRTCLSERAVQAALKWLEEQGALLRDHRSQRSTMYTVTPQALVGEITRTVHYVYRITHTPSGQFYIGLRTCGGDPLEDSSYFGSGVSAEWLAKRKADCVKEIVASFEHRHQAAQFETAEIALAIQNPRCLNRKVSAPGSATHGRHVVADPADAAPAAPAPANGAPHPAASAPSTPQHLHLDGAASAPGTINEPSVEPSREPLPAAAPPVAAKGRADKAKGGEAEETALQAACRATWAAYAEAYGARYGARPVRNAQVNAKVKQFVQRIGYDEAPAVAKFYVERVADAYVTRECHPVGTLLQKAEGYRTQWAAGHAMTSTRARQMDQSQANFDAAEEAMAILRQRRGELEGGSNA; translated from the coding sequence ATGAGCACGATCATCATGGCGGCCTGCTGGCCGCTCCAAGGAATGTCGCCCGCGCAGAAGGCGGTGCTGATCTCGCTCGCGGACCAGGCGAACGACGATGGCGTCTGCTGGCCGTCCGTCAACACCATCGGGCTGCGCACCTGCTTGTCCGAGCGCGCTGTTCAAGCCGCGCTGAAGTGGCTGGAAGAGCAGGGCGCCTTGCTGCGTGACCACCGTTCGCAGCGCTCCACCATGTACACCGTGACGCCGCAGGCACTGGTCGGCGAGATCACGCGCACGGTGCACTACGTCTATCGCATCACGCACACCCCGTCGGGACAGTTCTACATCGGCTTGCGCACCTGCGGCGGGGATCCGCTCGAAGACAGCAGCTACTTCGGCTCGGGTGTGTCGGCCGAGTGGCTGGCGAAGCGGAAGGCTGATTGCGTCAAGGAGATCGTGGCCAGCTTCGAGCACCGGCACCAGGCCGCGCAGTTCGAAACGGCGGAGATTGCTCTGGCGATCCAGAACCCGAGGTGCCTGAATCGCAAGGTCAGTGCCCCGGGCTCTGCGACCCACGGCCGGCATGTCGTGGCTGACCCCGCAGATGCTGCACCCGCAGCTCCTGCACCCGCAAATGGCGCACCCCACCCCGCAGCATCTGCGCCGTCAACCCCGCAGCATCTGCACCTCGACGGTGCGGCATCTGCACCCGGAACCATCAATGAACCATCAGTAGAACCGTCAAGAGAACCATTACCGGCAGCTGCGCCGCCGGTCGCCGCGAAGGGCCGCGCCGACAAGGCGAAGGGCGGGGAGGCCGAGGAAACCGCGTTGCAGGCCGCCTGCCGCGCCACCTGGGCCGCCTATGCCGAGGCCTACGGAGCCCGCTACGGCGCGCGCCCGGTGCGCAACGCCCAGGTCAACGCGAAGGTGAAGCAGTTCGTCCAGCGCATCGGCTACGACGAGGCACCGGCGGTGGCGAAGTTCTACGTCGAGCGCGTCGCCGACGCCTATGTGACGCGCGAGTGCCACCCGGTGGGCACGCTGCTGCAGAAGGCGGAGGGCTACCGCACGCAGTGGGCTGCCGGGCACGCGATGACCAGCACGCGGGCGCGCCAGATGGACCAGTCTCAGGCGAACTTCGACGCGGCCGAGGAAGCGATGGCCATCTTGCGCCAGCGCCGCGGCGAACTGGAGGGGGGCAGCAATGCGTGA
- a CDS encoding DUF1367 family protein codes for MADIVLVRQQPVELPEEKRAIAREVFTGHVDGLGQQNQNRWRRFLSGLMRLEPGEMMEVKTHQQRLGWYHRKHMALEQAVFQAQERFEAFEPFRDWLKVGAGHVEWYPGPKGGVFPVPKSISYSKMEQGEMEVFHANAVAFLRTEHAGKTLWRHLSTPMRIQMIETVLGEFRE; via the coding sequence ATGGCTGACATCGTGCTGGTGCGCCAGCAACCCGTCGAACTGCCTGAAGAGAAGCGCGCCATCGCGCGCGAGGTGTTCACCGGCCACGTCGATGGCCTGGGCCAGCAGAACCAGAACCGCTGGCGCCGTTTTCTCTCCGGCCTCATGCGGCTGGAGCCGGGCGAAATGATGGAGGTGAAGACCCACCAGCAGCGCCTGGGCTGGTACCACCGCAAGCACATGGCGCTCGAGCAGGCCGTGTTCCAGGCCCAGGAGCGTTTCGAAGCCTTCGAGCCCTTCCGCGACTGGCTGAAGGTCGGAGCCGGGCACGTCGAGTGGTATCCGGGCCCGAAGGGCGGCGTGTTCCCCGTGCCGAAGAGCATCAGCTACTCGAAGATGGAGCAGGGCGAGATGGAGGTGTTCCACGCCAACGCCGTCGCCTTCCTGCGCACCGAGCACGCGGGAAAGACGCTTTGGCGCCACCTGTCCACGCCCATGCGCATCCAGATGATCGAGACGGTGCTGGGGGAATTCCGGGAATGA
- a CDS encoding DUF968 domain-containing protein — protein MTLRRTPMKRTPWPRPAAPESSWTAEREERLATRAAAAMTAAKPRHAVMARPPAVIRAIPKTLPQRSEPYLRLVAALPCAHCGLHGHSQAAHANKGKAKGGKTDDRTCFPLCADRPGVLGCHTRFDQYKLFPRELAARRADEWGHDTRQHIESQGLWPVNLPKWRP, from the coding sequence ATGACGCTGCGCCGCACGCCCATGAAGCGCACGCCCTGGCCGCGCCCGGCCGCGCCAGAGTCGTCCTGGACCGCTGAGCGCGAAGAGCGGCTGGCCACCCGTGCCGCGGCCGCGATGACCGCCGCGAAGCCGCGGCACGCTGTCATGGCACGGCCGCCAGCCGTGATCCGCGCCATCCCGAAGACGCTGCCGCAGCGCAGCGAGCCCTACCTGCGCCTGGTGGCCGCACTTCCGTGCGCGCACTGCGGACTGCACGGACACAGCCAGGCCGCCCATGCGAACAAGGGCAAGGCCAAGGGCGGCAAGACCGACGACCGGACCTGCTTCCCGCTGTGCGCCGACCGGCCGGGCGTGCTGGGCTGCCACACGCGCTTTGACCAATACAAGCTGTTCCCGCGCGAGCTGGCCGCGCGGCGGGCGGACGAATGGGGACACGACACCCGCCAGCACATCGAATCCCAGGGCCTGTGGCCCGTGAACTTGCCGAAGTGGAGACCATGA
- a CDS encoding terminase small subunit: protein MAKPPAGKKPAPRKIPSKPAVKKKTVGVVAPARKKAPAKAKAPVKPAPRKRASKPEAPAVVPVVPLTEKQQRFVDEYLVDLNATQAAIRAGYSAATANEQGAQLLAKLSIQTAVAAGRKAQQERTQISADRVVTEAWNIVTADPRELVEVKVGCCRHCWGEGHKYQRTLAEYNRERELHRAEGKPDEEWEEKGGIGFDPLKDPHPSCPDCSGDGHARTTLKDTRYLSPQALALYAGAKQGKYGIEVLMHDKGVFAEKLFKHLGLYEKDNQQKTDPLAALLHAIAKGSGNAFKPVAEDPERTAASAAPSAFMPRADDPEED, encoded by the coding sequence ATGGCAAAACCCCCGGCGGGAAAGAAGCCCGCGCCCCGCAAGATCCCATCGAAGCCCGCAGTCAAGAAGAAGACTGTGGGCGTAGTTGCGCCTGCACGCAAGAAGGCACCCGCCAAGGCGAAGGCTCCGGTGAAGCCTGCCCCGCGCAAGCGTGCGTCCAAGCCCGAGGCGCCTGCTGTCGTACCCGTGGTTCCGCTCACCGAGAAGCAGCAGCGCTTCGTGGACGAGTACCTGGTGGACTTGAACGCCACGCAGGCAGCAATCCGGGCCGGGTATAGCGCCGCCACCGCCAACGAGCAGGGCGCGCAGCTCTTAGCAAAACTTAGTATTCAGACGGCCGTGGCCGCTGGCCGGAAGGCGCAGCAGGAGCGAACCCAGATCAGCGCCGACCGCGTGGTCACGGAAGCTTGGAACATCGTGACGGCCGACCCCCGCGAACTGGTCGAGGTGAAAGTCGGTTGCTGCCGGCATTGCTGGGGCGAAGGTCACAAGTACCAGCGCACACTCGCGGAATACAACCGGGAGCGTGAGCTGCATCGCGCCGAAGGCAAGCCCGACGAAGAGTGGGAAGAGAAGGGCGGCATCGGCTTCGACCCGCTGAAGGACCCGCACCCCAGCTGCCCGGACTGCAGCGGCGACGGTCACGCACGCACGACGCTGAAGGACACGCGCTACCTCTCGCCCCAGGCGCTTGCGCTGTACGCCGGCGCCAAGCAGGGCAAGTACGGCATCGAGGTCCTGATGCACGACAAGGGCGTGTTCGCCGAGAAGCTGTTCAAGCACCTGGGCCTGTACGAGAAGGACAACCAGCAGAAGACCGACCCCTTGGCCGCACTGCTGCACGCCATCGCCAAGGGCAGTGGCAATGCCTTCAAGCCGGTGGCCGAGGATCCGGAGCGCACCGCAGCGTCCGCGGCGCCGAGCGCGTTCATGCCGCGCGCCGACGACCCGGAAGAGGACTGA
- a CDS encoding terminase — MAGRTRIAHDTPLRPLPTNAEELQRCLADPEWRLFSGCLYKIMVKGDDAEEGEPAESFVLPFKPNGAQRRFLKRLWHRNLILKARQLGFTTLIAILWLDHALFNADQRCGIIAQDREAAEAIFRDKVKFAYDNLPEEIRQRFPLARDSAVELLFAHNNSSVRVATSMRSGTIHRLHISEFGKICAKYPEKAQEVVTGSIPAVPKNGILVIESTAEGQEGEFYDIAKRAQALHFGHRRLTERDYRFHFYAWWQEPNYTMDPGLVPITVEQHEYFERIEEEMGCKIDMGQRAWYVATQLADFPGKEERMWQEYPSTPDEAFQVSTEGNYYAKDMTKLRQRGGITLVPVLDLPVYTFWDIGNSDGCAIWFMQELRGEARFIGYYEEHNEDLRHYATHLQTTGYLFGAHFLPHDADHKRLGDYNKSTREQLQTLLPGQTFFIVPRITELIAGINMTRKHLKGAYFDQDRCAEGVKRLQGYKKKFSRSENRYLDQPDKSNGCSEGADALRQWAQAKENGLLASMTEANAYQEAPAPDWRV, encoded by the coding sequence GTGGCCGGCCGCACGCGGATTGCCCACGACACCCCGCTGCGTCCTCTGCCCACGAACGCGGAGGAACTGCAGCGCTGCCTGGCCGACCCTGAGTGGCGCCTGTTCAGCGGGTGCCTCTACAAGATCATGGTGAAGGGCGACGACGCGGAAGAGGGCGAGCCGGCCGAATCGTTCGTGCTGCCGTTCAAACCCAACGGCGCACAGCGGCGGTTCCTCAAGCGCCTGTGGCATCGGAACCTGATCCTCAAGGCACGCCAGCTCGGCTTCACCACGCTCATCGCCATCCTGTGGCTGGACCACGCGCTGTTCAACGCCGACCAGCGCTGCGGCATCATCGCGCAGGACCGCGAGGCGGCCGAGGCGATCTTCCGCGACAAGGTGAAGTTCGCCTACGACAACCTGCCCGAGGAAATCCGGCAGCGTTTCCCGCTGGCGCGAGACAGCGCGGTGGAGCTGCTGTTCGCGCACAACAACAGCAGCGTGCGCGTCGCAACGTCGATGCGCTCCGGCACCATCCACCGGCTGCACATCAGCGAGTTCGGCAAGATCTGCGCAAAGTACCCGGAGAAGGCGCAGGAGGTTGTCACCGGCTCCATCCCGGCCGTGCCGAAGAACGGCATCTTGGTGATCGAGAGCACCGCCGAAGGCCAGGAAGGCGAGTTTTACGACATTGCCAAGCGCGCCCAGGCGCTGCACTTCGGGCACCGCCGCCTGACGGAGCGGGACTACCGCTTCCACTTCTATGCGTGGTGGCAGGAGCCGAACTACACGATGGACCCGGGCCTGGTGCCCATCACGGTAGAGCAGCACGAATACTTCGAGCGCATCGAAGAAGAGATGGGCTGCAAGATCGACATGGGCCAGCGGGCCTGGTATGTCGCGACGCAGCTGGCGGACTTCCCGGGCAAGGAAGAGCGGATGTGGCAGGAGTACCCCTCCACGCCCGACGAAGCGTTCCAGGTCAGCACCGAGGGCAACTACTACGCGAAGGACATGACGAAGCTGCGCCAGCGTGGCGGCATCACGCTGGTGCCCGTGCTCGACCTGCCCGTCTACACCTTCTGGGACATCGGCAACAGCGATGGCTGCGCGATCTGGTTCATGCAGGAGCTGCGCGGCGAGGCGCGCTTCATCGGCTACTACGAAGAGCACAACGAGGACCTGCGCCACTACGCCACGCACCTGCAGACCACCGGCTACTTGTTCGGCGCGCACTTCCTCCCGCACGACGCCGACCACAAGCGCCTCGGCGACTACAACAAGAGCACCCGCGAGCAGCTGCAGACGTTGCTGCCCGGGCAGACCTTCTTCATCGTGCCGCGCATCACAGAACTGATCGCCGGCATCAACATGACCCGCAAGCACCTGAAGGGCGCCTACTTCGACCAGGACCGCTGTGCCGAGGGAGTGAAGCGGCTCCAGGGCTACAAGAAGAAGTTCAGCCGTTCCGAAAACCGCTACCTGGACCAGCCAGACAAGAGCAACGGATGCAGCGAAGGCGCCGACGCGCTGCGCCAGTGGGCGCAAGCCAAAGAGAACGGCCTGCTTGCCTCGATGACCGAAGCCAACGCATATCAAGAAGCACCCGCGCCGGACTGGCGCGTGTAG